A single window of Hymenobacter sp. APR13 DNA harbors:
- a CDS encoding DUF6992 family protein — protein sequence MRCSLVLLALPLLAANELAAQQLPLPATEFQARRTTLNQRGMLVLGGWALGNVGVSGARYFASEGREKYFHQMNVGWGVVNLALAGSSLWATRRPHAAPTDRATLVRTHLRTENLYLFNAGLDVAYLATGLYLRERAASRPTFRRQQQLRGYGQSLLLQGGFLLAFDGLMFAAHHRHASQRLYPLLSGLQVGPGTVAFTLPIRQRQPLLAGLHKP from the coding sequence ATGCGCTGCTCCCTTGTTCTGCTTGCTCTGCCCCTGCTGGCAGCTAATGAACTGGCGGCGCAGCAGCTGCCGTTGCCAGCCACCGAGTTTCAGGCCCGGCGCACCACGCTGAACCAACGCGGCATGCTGGTGCTGGGTGGCTGGGCCCTCGGCAACGTGGGCGTGAGCGGGGCGCGCTACTTTGCCAGCGAAGGCCGCGAGAAATACTTTCATCAGATGAACGTGGGCTGGGGCGTAGTGAACCTGGCGCTGGCCGGCAGCTCGCTGTGGGCCACGCGCCGCCCGCACGCTGCCCCCACCGACCGCGCCACGTTGGTCCGCACCCATCTGCGCACCGAAAACCTGTACCTCTTCAACGCCGGCCTCGATGTGGCCTACCTGGCCACCGGCCTGTATCTGCGGGAGCGGGCCGCTTCGCGCCCCACTTTCCGCCGCCAGCAGCAGCTGCGCGGCTATGGCCAGTCGTTGCTGCTGCAGGGCGGTTTTCTGCTGGCTTTTGATGGGCTGATGTTTGCGGCCCACCACCGCCATGCCTCTCAGCGCCTGTATCCGCTGCTGAGCGGGCTGCAGGTGGGGCCGGGCACGGTGGCCTTCACGCTGCCCATCCGCCAGCGACAGCCGCTACTCGCCGGTCTTCACAAACCGTAG
- a CDS encoding matrixin family metalloprotease, protein MLPLSLAERVAAAPLVVEAEVLSARSFWEAGHRRIYTAHQLRVFSALKGAAPTQLTVLTEGGTVGLDRHQLTNTLQLRPGQQGVLFLVPATFVGTDAEAGAWAVYGSEQGFLPYDLATATVADLFQPLGAIDDAFYRQLADATGQARQLVQPNAALTAARQRLAAPIVARGQAPVVSSLSPATVPAGTGAVLTLAGAGFGATRGAGFVEFPNADNGGASLVKPQDADYVSWTDTRIVVRVPALGQPAAPAGSGPVRVTTNDQQQATSATSLTVPYAVSNVLSTPGNQLVRPNHISQNGRGGYSFRFETTFAANTAATAAWNRALATWRCKTGINWDADAPPRTSRGAAEDGENSIGFDQGGELPANVLGRITSYYRGCFRPDGRLVFYVQEIDMQFDDATTWQFGPAPAVGTQLDFESVVVHELGHAQQLSHVILPRAIMHFAVARGQNTRFLAADDVTGGRLVLRTRSFAAQGCGPAPMLPAPLTAFSAAAAPTGILLNWVTRAECFLSGFEVQRARGTDTTTWQTLAAVPASAAYTYLDTQPQTGLGYYRLRLRRPDGSFDATAPVLATTDAASTSQPVVFPNPTAGRPLRLQYPATTTGRVRAELFDAVGRRVSTAFLEYQPGLNLLPVPTESLKAGWYVLRYLDTDSRTGALRFVKTGE, encoded by the coding sequence GTGCTGCCCCTGAGTCTGGCGGAGCGGGTCGCCGCTGCGCCGCTGGTGGTAGAAGCCGAGGTGCTAAGTGCCCGCAGTTTCTGGGAAGCTGGCCACCGCCGTATCTACACGGCGCACCAGCTGCGCGTGTTCAGCGCCCTGAAAGGCGCGGCCCCCACCCAGCTAACCGTACTGACGGAAGGCGGCACCGTGGGGCTTGACCGCCATCAGCTCACCAACACGCTGCAGCTGCGCCCCGGCCAGCAGGGCGTGCTGTTTCTGGTGCCGGCCACCTTCGTCGGCACGGACGCGGAGGCCGGGGCGTGGGCGGTGTATGGCAGTGAGCAGGGCTTTTTGCCCTACGACTTGGCTACGGCCACAGTCGCCGACCTTTTCCAGCCCCTGGGCGCTATTGACGACGCCTTCTACCGACAGCTGGCGGATGCCACCGGGCAGGCGCGGCAGCTGGTGCAGCCTAACGCCGCCCTAACTGCCGCCCGGCAGCGGCTGGCAGCGCCCATAGTGGCGCGTGGGCAGGCCCCGGTAGTCAGCAGCCTGAGCCCTGCCACGGTGCCCGCCGGAACGGGCGCGGTGCTCACGCTGGCCGGCGCGGGCTTTGGCGCGACGCGGGGCGCGGGCTTCGTGGAATTCCCTAATGCCGATAACGGCGGAGCCTCCCTCGTGAAGCCCCAGGACGCCGACTACGTGAGCTGGACCGATACGCGCATTGTGGTGCGGGTGCCGGCCCTGGGCCAGCCCGCCGCCCCGGCCGGCAGCGGCCCCGTGCGCGTCACCACCAACGACCAGCAGCAGGCCACCAGCGCCACTTCGCTCACGGTGCCTTACGCCGTCAGCAACGTGCTCAGCACGCCCGGCAACCAACTGGTGCGCCCCAACCACATCAGCCAGAACGGCCGCGGCGGCTACAGCTTCCGCTTCGAAACCACTTTTGCCGCCAACACCGCCGCTACTGCCGCCTGGAACCGGGCCCTGGCCACCTGGCGCTGCAAGACCGGCATCAACTGGGACGCCGACGCGCCCCCGCGTACTAGCCGCGGAGCCGCCGAAGACGGCGAGAACAGCATCGGCTTCGACCAGGGCGGCGAGCTGCCCGCAAACGTGCTGGGCCGCATCACCAGCTACTACCGGGGCTGCTTCCGGCCCGACGGGCGGCTGGTGTTCTACGTGCAGGAAATCGATATGCAGTTTGACGACGCTACCACCTGGCAGTTCGGGCCCGCACCGGCCGTGGGCACGCAGCTGGATTTCGAGTCGGTGGTGGTGCACGAGCTGGGACACGCGCAGCAGCTGTCGCACGTGATTCTGCCGCGGGCCATCATGCACTTTGCCGTGGCGCGCGGCCAGAACACCCGCTTCCTCGCCGCCGATGACGTAACGGGCGGTCGGCTGGTGCTGCGCACGCGCAGCTTTGCGGCGCAGGGCTGTGGCCCGGCGCCTATGCTGCCGGCTCCGCTCACGGCCTTTTCGGCGGCGGCGGCTCCCACGGGTATCCTGCTGAACTGGGTTACGCGCGCCGAATGCTTTCTGAGCGGTTTTGAGGTGCAGCGCGCCCGGGGCACCGACACCACCACTTGGCAGACCTTGGCCGCCGTGCCCGCCTCGGCCGCCTACACCTACCTCGATACGCAGCCCCAAACCGGCCTGGGCTACTACCGCCTGCGCCTGCGCCGCCCCGATGGCAGCTTCGATGCCACGGCCCCGGTGCTGGCTACCACCGATGCCGCCAGTACCAGCCAACCCGTCGTGTTTCCGAACCCGACGGCGGGCCGGCCGCTGCGGCTGCAATACCCGGCCACTACCACCGGCCGCGTGCGGGCCGAGCTGTTTGATGCCGTAGGGCGGCGGGTTTCTACCGCGTTTCTGGAGTATCAGCCCGGCCTCAACCTGCTGCCGGTACCGACCGAAAGCCTAAAGGCTGGTTGGTATGTACTGCGCTACCTCGATACCGACAGCCGCACCGGCGCGCTACGGTTTGTGAAGACCGGCGAGTAG
- a CDS encoding DUF72 domain-containing protein, with protein sequence MDFGRLSDLRYVDFRLPSDHPDTAALLARVPAPTSPGLYVGCPIWTNKAWLGSYFPAGIREADYLHHYGRQFNSLELNTTHYRIPEAPTVRKWRDAVPPGFRFCPKLPQIISHDRALYNVDDLTTTFCRSIVELQDRLGWCFLQLPPTFGPEHLSRLERYLLDFPADVPLAVELRHPAWFADSVAFAAVAAMLEALGKTLVISDVAGRRDVLHMRLTTPTAFIRFNGHGLVASDYQRADAWAERIAGWLQQGLQTVYFFVHQKDIMHTPLWTQHFLGRLHTLTGLGVNPPRIIPQAVQGSLF encoded by the coding sequence ATGGATTTCGGCCGACTTTCTGACTTACGCTACGTTGACTTCCGGCTCCCTTCGGACCACCCCGATACGGCCGCGCTGCTGGCCCGGGTGCCGGCCCCCACCAGCCCCGGCCTCTACGTCGGCTGCCCCATCTGGACCAATAAGGCCTGGCTGGGCTCCTACTTCCCGGCCGGCATCCGCGAGGCCGACTACCTGCACCACTACGGCCGACAGTTCAACAGCCTGGAACTGAACACCACCCACTACCGCATCCCCGAGGCGCCCACCGTGCGCAAATGGCGCGACGCCGTGCCGCCGGGCTTTCGGTTCTGCCCCAAGCTGCCCCAGATCATCAGCCACGACCGGGCCTTATATAATGTCGACGACCTGACCACCACGTTCTGCCGGTCCATTGTGGAGCTGCAGGACCGGCTGGGCTGGTGCTTTCTGCAACTGCCGCCCACCTTCGGCCCCGAGCACCTGAGCCGGCTGGAGCGCTACCTGCTCGACTTTCCGGCCGACGTGCCGCTGGCCGTAGAGCTGCGCCACCCGGCCTGGTTTGCCGATTCCGTGGCGTTTGCCGCCGTGGCCGCCATGCTGGAAGCGCTGGGCAAAACGCTGGTGATAAGCGACGTGGCCGGCCGCCGTGACGTGCTGCACATGCGCCTGACCACGCCCACCGCCTTTATCCGCTTCAACGGCCACGGCCTGGTGGCCTCTGACTACCAGCGCGCCGACGCCTGGGCCGAGCGCATTGCGGGGTGGCTGCAGCAGGGCCTGCAGACCGTGTATTTCTTCGTGCACCAGAAGGATATCATGCACACGCCCCTCTGGACGCAGCACTTCCTGGGCCGCCTGCACACGCTCACGGGACTGGGCGTCAATCCGCCCCGCATCATCCCGCAGGCGGTCCAGGGCAGCCTGTTTTAA